In Aegilops tauschii subsp. strangulata cultivar AL8/78 chromosome 3, Aet v6.0, whole genome shotgun sequence, one genomic interval encodes:
- the LOC109780484 gene encoding flowering-promoting factor 1-like protein 2: MSGVWVFRNGVVKLVENHPASAAGPPGGGAVRRKALLHTPTGEVVASYASLERKLVALGWERYYAGGGGAAGDCMLRFHKRSSVDLISLPKDFGQFSSVHMYDVVIKNRDAFRVIDV; encoded by the coding sequence ATGTCTGGCGTGTGGGTGTTCCGCAACGGCGTGGTGAAGCTGGTGGAGAACCACCCGGCGTCGGCGGCGGGACcgccgggcggcggggcggtGCGGCGCAAGGCGCTGCTCCACACGCCCACGGGGGAGGTGGTCGCCTCCTACGCCTCCCTGGAGCGCAAGCTCGTCGCGCTTGGCTGGGAGCGCTACtacgccggcgggggcggcgccgccGGCGACTGCATGCTCAGGTTCCACAAGCGCTCCTCCGTCGACCTCATCTCCCTCCCCAAGGACTTCGGCCAGTTCAGCTCCGTCCACATGTACGACGTCGTTATCAAGAACCGCGACGCCTTCCGCGTCATCGACGTCTAG